AAGAAGGCGATCCGAACGTCTCAGTGATTATCGAAACCCTGACGAACCACGGTCAAAACTACGCGATGGCGCAAACTTTTGTGCCGGACATCAGCAATGGCGATAAACGTATCCTTGTCGTAGATGGTGAGCCGATACCTTATTGTCTAGCACGCATTCCTGCAAAAGGAGAGACTCGCGGTAATTTAGCCGCTGGCGGCACAGGCGAAGCTCGACCTCTTAGTGAAACGGATATGAAGATTGCACAAGCTGTTGCTCCGACTCTGAAAGAGAAAGGACTTATCTTTGTCGGTCTTGACGTAATCGGTGATAAACTGACCGAAATCAACGTCACCAGCCCAACCTGCATTCGCGAAATCGAAGCCGCCTTTGATATTTCTATTACTGGAAAACTCATGGATGCGATTGAACGTCGTATTAAAGGCGAACAGCTCGCCAAATTGTAGTACAGTTAATAGAGAGGCCCATCAATTAGCTTAAGCTGGCGTAATCACAACTTAACAAGTGCTGCGCTTGCTTGAGTGACAACAAAAAGGCTGAAATGGAATGAACCTAAAGAACTATTTTTTAGTTGCCATGCCCGGAATGAAAGACCCTTACTTTCAACATAGAGTCATTTATGTGTGCGAACACAATGAAGAAGGGGCAATGGGTCTAATGATTAACGCTCCTGTCGACATTACGATCGGCAATATGCTTAAACAGGTCGAAGTTCAGCCAGTGCATCCACGTCTCTTTGAGGACAGCTTAGATAAGCCCGTTTACAATGGCGGACCGATTTCAGAAGATCGAGGTTTTATCCTGCACAAACCGAAAGATTATTATGAATCAAGCATCCAAATGACCGATGAGTTAGCCGTAACCACATCACGCGATATTCTTTCTGTGCTCGGAACAGAAGCAGAGCCAAGTGATTATCTGGTTGCTCTGGGTTACTCTGGTTGGAGCCCAGGCCAACTCGAAATGGAACTTGCAGAAAACTCATGGTTAACGATTGAAGCAACACCAGAGATCATTTTCGATACACCAATTACTGAACGTTGGACAAAAGCCGTCGAAAAGCTCGGTATCAACCCAAGCCAATTATCCTCAGACGCAGGTCATGCATAATAGGTTTGTTTAACAGATTACATTTTCCACCTAATTGAGATTCGAAACACCCTATGTCACGTACAGTTATGGCCTTTGATTTTGGCACCAAAAGTATCGGTAGCGCTATCGGGCAAGAAATTACCGGTACCGCTTCACCTTTAAAAGCATTTAAAGCCAATGATGGTATTCCAAACTGGGATGATATCGAAAAACAGATAAAGGAATGGCAGCCTAATTTACTGGTTGTCGGCTTACCCACCGACCTACACGGCAAAGCGCTTGAAACAATCACCCCCAGAGCAAAAAAGTTTGCCAATCGCCTTCAAGGTCGCTTTGGTTTGCCTGTTGAACTGCATGACGAGCGTTTATCAACCACAGAAGCTCGCGCTGAACTCTTTGATATGGGAGGCTACAAAGCCCTATCAAAAGGTAATGTTGATTGCCAATCCGCCGTCATCATTCTAGAAAGCTGGTTTGAAAACCTTTGGGCAGAATAAGTATCTGCCGGGTCATCAACTTTCCAAAGATTCCAAAAATTCCAAAGATATTGATACCCAAGTAACCTCAAAATGCTTGGGTATCACTTCTCTCAGTCCATGGTGATTTTAACATTCGTCAACGACCCCGAGGATATCCCGTCTCCACGTTGTGTTTTTAGCATCAAACGTAAGTCATTCGATGAGTCAGCACTGTACAACGCATCTTCTTCACTGATTTTTCCTTGCATAACTAGCTTATAGAGTGATTGGTCGAAAGTCTGCATACCAAATTCTTTCGAGTGAGCCATGGTCGATTTGAGCTCATATAAATCCCCTCTCCGGATCAGTTCTGCAACCCGTGGGCTATTTAACAATATTTCAAACACACCGTGACGTCCGTGACCATTTTTATCGCGGATCAATTGCTGCCCCACCACCCCTTTTAAGTTCATGGATAAATCGAATAGAAACTGCTGTTTTTGATCACTGGGTACAAGATGTAAAATACGCTCTAAGGCTTGGTTAGCATTGTTTGCATGCAACGTTGCCATACACAAATGCCCCGTTTCGGCAAAAGTCATGGCATACTCCATGGTCTCCCGTGTACGAATCTCTCCAATCAGGATCATATCAGGTGCCTGGCGTAACGAGTTTTTCAGCGCAACCTCATAGCTTTCGGTATCTAAGCCAACTTCTCGTTGGGTGACAATACAGCGCTGGTGTTGATGGACAAATTCGATAGGGTCTTCCACTGTCAAAATATGCCCGGATTTATTGCTGTTACGATACCCCGTCATCGCCGCCATTGTGGTTGATTTACCCGAGCCAGTCGCCCCAACCACCAAGACTAATCCCCGCTTGGCAACCGCAAGATTTTGCAAAATAGCCGGTAATTGCAGTTGTTCAAATGTCGGTATCTTAGTTTCGATACGGCGAATCACCGCCCCTGGTAATTCGCGTTGAAAAAAAGCACTGATTCGGAAACGACCACTTTCTCGCACGATGGCAAAATTTGATTCATAACTACGACGAAAAGAAGCCCTACGTTCAGGGTCCATCGTACTATCAAGGAGATATTCAACTTCAGGCTGAGTTAATGCCTCTCCTTGTGGACGCAGTTCTCCATCCACACGAAATAATATGGGAGCGCCGACCGTGATATAGAGATCGGACGCATTTAAATCTCGCATCCTTTCGAGAAAGATATCTAAGTCCATTTATACTTTTGTCCTTAGGTTATGAGAAGTGTTGTGCTTCAAGTTCGACTTTTTGATCCACCTCTTCTCGAGAC
This window of the Vibrio azureus genome carries:
- a CDS encoding YqgE/AlgH family protein, which gives rise to MNLKNYFLVAMPGMKDPYFQHRVIYVCEHNEEGAMGLMINAPVDITIGNMLKQVEVQPVHPRLFEDSLDKPVYNGGPISEDRGFILHKPKDYYESSIQMTDELAVTTSRDILSVLGTEAEPSDYLVALGYSGWSPGQLEMELAENSWLTIEATPEIIFDTPITERWTKAVEKLGINPSQLSSDAGHA
- the ruvX gene encoding Holliday junction resolvase RuvX, with product MSRTVMAFDFGTKSIGSAIGQEITGTASPLKAFKANDGIPNWDDIEKQIKEWQPNLLVVGLPTDLHGKALETITPRAKKFANRLQGRFGLPVELHDERLSTTEARAELFDMGGYKALSKGNVDCQSAVIILESWFENLWAE
- a CDS encoding PilT/PilU family type 4a pilus ATPase, with translation MDLDIFLERMRDLNASDLYITVGAPILFRVDGELRPQGEALTQPEVEYLLDSTMDPERRASFRRSYESNFAIVRESGRFRISAFFQRELPGAVIRRIETKIPTFEQLQLPAILQNLAVAKRGLVLVVGATGSGKSTTMAAMTGYRNSNKSGHILTVEDPIEFVHQHQRCIVTQREVGLDTESYEVALKNSLRQAPDMILIGEIRTRETMEYAMTFAETGHLCMATLHANNANQALERILHLVPSDQKQQFLFDLSMNLKGVVGQQLIRDKNGHGRHGVFEILLNSPRVAELIRRGDLYELKSTMAHSKEFGMQTFDQSLYKLVMQGKISEEDALYSADSSNDLRLMLKTQRGDGISSGSLTNVKITMD